One window of the Pedobacter ginsengisoli genome contains the following:
- a CDS encoding SusC/RagA family TonB-linked outer membrane protein: MKRIFTKLSVLTFLCFLFINSAFAQDITIRGVVSDGADKTTLPGVSVLVKGTQIATQTDATGKYAISAPANATLVFSYVGYNPTEMQVNNRTVINVELTSTSQLLEQVVVVGYGTQKKIDVTGSVATVKGEEISKQASTNALSALQGKVAGVQITNSGSPGASPTIRIRGVGSVYGSVNPLYVVDGVWYDEISFLNPNDIESMSILKDASSQSIYGVRAANGVVLITTKQGKGNINISYDGYVGYQKVTNQVDMANASEYATLVNEQAGTTQFPDPSQFGEGTNWFNVIFRDALQTSHNVTVGGSTEKATYNFSLGYLKQEGVVKRNDFERLSARFNGSYQATNFLKLGYNAAVQQNSTADMPGGIIYKAFTAAPVVPQFYQDGTYGDPNDFPIGNATNNPRAQLDFFKQNSKNYRVTGNVFAEVKILPELTFKTSFGGEFGQAEVLGYNQVYVATVAQRNDISQLNITRGDTRNWIVENTLTFDKLFGDHKLTVLAGQTAQRQKFYELSASARNVPFNSDGDLYLSLGPIDAANPRTITDKGALATYTSYFSRVNYAFKGKYLLNASIRADGSSKFSGDQRWGYFPAIGAGWVISQEDFMKDQQAFNTLKLKASWGKVGNAGVPANLSTLLINQDPKFTAIIGGQPQPGANITSIVPPLTYWERGVGTDIGLEGTALDNKLNFELDFYEKRTEQGIFRIPVLTSIGLDDAVIIGNQATYRNRGFELSLGYGDKSESGFGYNVSGNFSINNNKVTKTVTGANPIYSGGASSTGGQLSTRTIVGQPIGQFFGLQVAGIFQTPEEVAASLQKSAKPGDFRYVDTNNDGAIDAKDRVVLGNPNPKYTFGLNTAFNYKNFDLAVDLQGVAGVQVYNANKGLRFGSENYSKDFYDNRWHGAGTSNTYPSANIGGGDNYKPNSWYVENGSYLRIRNIQLGYTINKALLSKWGAQRIRIFADAQNAFNFFKYKGFTPEITNTSPIESGIDNGIYPLSATYRIGLNVSF, from the coding sequence ATGAAAAGAATCTTTACAAAACTTTCTGTTTTAACTTTTTTATGTTTTCTTTTTATTAATTCAGCGTTTGCGCAGGATATTACTATACGCGGTGTAGTAAGTGATGGCGCAGATAAAACCACCCTTCCGGGTGTAAGCGTTTTAGTTAAGGGAACACAAATTGCTACACAAACAGATGCAACGGGAAAATACGCAATAAGTGCTCCGGCCAATGCGACTCTTGTTTTCTCTTACGTTGGATATAATCCGACAGAGATGCAAGTGAACAACAGAACAGTGATCAATGTGGAACTAACCTCTACATCACAACTACTAGAACAGGTTGTGGTTGTGGGTTATGGTACACAGAAAAAAATTGACGTTACCGGATCGGTAGCAACCGTTAAAGGGGAAGAAATTTCGAAACAAGCATCTACCAATGCCTTAAGCGCACTACAAGGTAAAGTAGCGGGTGTTCAAATTACAAACTCGGGTTCGCCGGGTGCCTCTCCAACCATAAGAATCAGGGGTGTAGGTTCTGTTTATGGTAGTGTAAACCCTCTTTATGTGGTAGATGGTGTTTGGTATGATGAAATCAGCTTTTTAAATCCTAATGATATTGAGAGTATGTCTATCCTTAAGGATGCATCAAGTCAATCTATTTATGGGGTAAGAGCAGCTAATGGAGTTGTATTAATTACAACTAAACAAGGTAAAGGGAATATCAATATCAGTTATGATGGCTATGTTGGTTACCAAAAAGTAACCAATCAGGTTGATATGGCAAATGCAAGTGAGTACGCAACTCTTGTTAATGAGCAGGCGGGTACAACACAGTTTCCTGATCCTTCACAATTTGGCGAAGGCACAAACTGGTTCAATGTGATATTCAGAGATGCCTTACAAACCAGCCACAATGTAACTGTTGGCGGTTCAACCGAGAAGGCTACTTATAATTTTTCATTAGGATACCTTAAACAGGAAGGTGTTGTGAAACGCAATGATTTTGAGCGTCTTTCGGCAAGGTTCAATGGAAGCTATCAGGCTACAAACTTTCTTAAACTTGGATATAATGCAGCAGTTCAACAAAACAGCACTGCAGATATGCCAGGCGGAATAATTTACAAGGCCTTTACTGCTGCTCCTGTTGTACCACAGTTCTATCAAGACGGGACTTATGGAGATCCTAATGATTTCCCTATTGGCAACGCTACGAATAACCCTCGCGCACAATTAGACTTCTTTAAACAGAACTCTAAAAATTACAGAGTGACTGGAAATGTTTTTGCTGAGGTGAAAATTTTACCTGAATTAACATTTAAAACAAGTTTTGGTGGTGAGTTTGGACAAGCTGAGGTATTAGGTTACAACCAGGTTTATGTTGCTACTGTAGCCCAAAGAAATGATATTAGCCAATTAAACATAACACGTGGCGATACCAGAAACTGGATTGTTGAGAATACATTAACATTTGACAAGTTATTTGGCGACCATAAATTAACTGTATTGGCTGGTCAAACTGCTCAACGTCAGAAATTTTATGAATTAAGTGCCAGCGCCAGAAATGTACCATTTAATAGTGATGGAGATCTTTATCTTTCATTAGGTCCAATTGATGCGGCTAATCCAAGGACTATAACAGATAAAGGTGCTCTGGCTACCTATACTTCTTATTTTAGTAGGGTTAACTATGCCTTTAAAGGTAAATACTTATTAAATGCATCAATTCGTGCAGATGGATCTTCAAAATTCTCGGGTGATCAGCGTTGGGGTTATTTCCCTGCTATAGGAGCTGGTTGGGTAATCAGTCAGGAAGATTTCATGAAAGACCAACAGGCTTTCAATACGTTAAAATTAAAAGCCAGCTGGGGTAAAGTTGGTAATGCAGGTGTTCCGGCAAACCTTTCAACATTGTTAATCAATCAGGACCCTAAATTTACAGCAATTATAGGTGGACAACCACAGCCAGGTGCAAACATTACTTCTATTGTACCTCCCCTTACTTATTGGGAAAGAGGTGTCGGTACTGATATAGGATTAGAGGGTACTGCATTGGACAATAAATTAAATTTTGAGTTGGACTTTTATGAAAAAAGAACAGAGCAAGGTATTTTCCGCATTCCTGTTTTAACATCAATTGGATTGGATGATGCGGTAATTATTGGTAATCAGGCCACCTATCGCAACAGAGGTTTTGAGCTATCCCTTGGTTATGGAGATAAAAGCGAAAGTGGTTTTGGATATAATGTTAGCGGAAACTTTAGTATAAACAACAACAAGGTGACTAAAACAGTTACAGGAGCCAATCCTATATATTCAGGTGGTGCATCCTCAACTGGTGGTCAGCTAAGTACCAGAACAATTGTAGGCCAGCCTATCGGACAGTTCTTTGGCCTTCAGGTAGCGGGAATTTTCCAAACACCAGAGGAAGTAGCTGCATCCTTACAAAAAAGTGCTAAACCTGGTGATTTCAGATATGTTGATACCAATAATGATGGTGCAATTGATGCTAAAGACCGTGTAGTTTTAGGTAATCCAAACCCTAAATATACTTTTGGTTTAAATACAGCTTTCAACTACAAAAACTTTGATCTTGCAGTAGATCTTCAGGGGGTTGCAGGGGTACAGGTTTATAATGCCAACAAAGGCTTAAGATTTGGTTCCGAAAACTACAGTAAAGATTTCTATGATAACAGATGGCATGGAGCAGGCACTTCAAATACCTATCCTTCGGCCAATATAGGAGGTGGAGACAACTACAAACCAAATTCATGGTATGTAGAGAATGGCAGCTACCTGCGTATTAGAAATATTCAATTAGGCTACACCATAAATAAAGCATTGCTTAGCAAATGGGGTGCGCAAAGGATAAGAATCTTTGCTGATGCACAAAACGCCTTTAATTTCTTCAAATACAAAGGATTTACTCCTGAGATCACCAATACTAGTCCTATTGAATCTGGAATTGACAATGGCATTTATCCACTTTCAGCCACTTACAGAATTGGTTTAAATGTTTCATTTTAA
- a CDS encoding RagB/SusD family nutrient uptake outer membrane protein: MITNNKINIHKSFGLLLIAALITTQGCKKSFLDVPPQGQQEAKEFWKTPEDATKGVNSMYANLRSWQNTAFAPMGVESLGSDEAEKGSTAGDATFFNAFDDFTLSSTEGQVKDFWKGQFQNINLANQVLDNIPNINMDATLRNRYLAEAKFIRAYSYFRLVRAFGDVPLRLNVPKDPSEYNLPRTPAAQIWAAIEKDLDEAAAVLPQTYGPADVGRATKGAAKGLHAKVAMYQKKWDQVLSLTNEVMTMGYALFPNYEALFRVPNENNSESVFEIQSQKIPSIAGATTSQYSQIQGVKGVSWGGWGFNVPTQALANAFEPGDPRRDATILFAGETTPQGDVVPDITGNPRMYNQKSYVPSTYWQSGFSEGADQNIRVLRYADILLMNAEAANELGNTTQALSSLEQVRKRARQGSTTILPAVTTTDKTALRTAIWHERQVELAMEFDRFFDVIRQGRGVEVFGTKGFKAGRSELMPVPSDEIDLSGGVLTQNPGYN; encoded by the coding sequence ATGATAACTAACAATAAAATCAACATACATAAGTCCTTTGGTTTACTGCTAATTGCTGCATTAATAACCACTCAAGGATGTAAAAAAAGTTTCTTAGATGTACCCCCTCAAGGTCAGCAGGAAGCTAAAGAATTCTGGAAAACGCCTGAGGATGCAACCAAAGGGGTAAACTCTATGTACGCGAATCTTCGCTCCTGGCAAAATACTGCTTTTGCGCCTATGGGAGTAGAAAGCCTGGGGTCAGATGAGGCCGAGAAAGGTAGTACAGCCGGAGATGCAACATTTTTTAATGCTTTTGATGATTTCACACTTTCATCTACCGAAGGTCAGGTTAAAGATTTTTGGAAAGGCCAGTTTCAGAACATCAATTTAGCTAATCAGGTTTTAGACAACATCCCTAATATTAATATGGATGCCACGTTAAGAAACAGATATTTAGCTGAAGCAAAATTCATTAGAGCTTATTCTTATTTCAGATTGGTACGCGCATTTGGTGATGTTCCATTAAGATTAAATGTACCAAAAGATCCAAGTGAATATAACCTGCCACGCACACCTGCTGCACAGATTTGGGCGGCTATTGAAAAAGATCTTGATGAAGCAGCAGCCGTATTGCCACAAACATATGGTCCAGCTGATGTTGGCCGTGCCACCAAAGGTGCTGCAAAAGGCTTACATGCAAAAGTAGCAATGTATCAGAAAAAATGGGATCAGGTTTTATCGTTAACTAACGAGGTAATGACCATGGGTTATGCCCTTTTCCCTAACTATGAAGCGCTGTTCAGAGTACCAAATGAAAACAATTCAGAATCGGTATTTGAAATTCAAAGTCAAAAAATACCTTCTATAGCGGGAGCAACTACAAGTCAGTACTCCCAGATACAAGGTGTTAAAGGTGTTTCCTGGGGTGGATGGGGCTTCAATGTACCTACCCAGGCCTTAGCTAATGCTTTTGAACCGGGAGACCCAAGAAGAGATGCAACTATTCTTTTTGCCGGAGAAACTACCCCTCAGGGTGATGTAGTTCCAGACATAACTGGTAATCCAAGAATGTATAATCAGAAATCATATGTTCCATCAACCTATTGGCAGTCTGGATTCTCAGAAGGAGCTGATCAGAATATCCGCGTATTGCGCTATGCTGACATCCTGTTAATGAACGCAGAAGCAGCAAATGAGTTAGGTAATACCACTCAGGCATTATCTTCATTAGAACAAGTAAGAAAACGTGCAAGACAAGGTAGCACCACTATTTTGCCTGCTGTAACTACAACAGATAAAACCGCTTTGAGAACAGCAATATGGCATGAAAGACAGGTTGAACTTGCAATGGAGTTTGATCGTTTCTTTGATGTAATTCGTCAGGGACGAGGAGTAGAAGTTTTTGGAACAAAAGGTTTTAAAGCCGGCAGAAGCGAACTTATGCCTGTTCCATCTGATGAAATTGACCTTAGTGGCGGAGTGTTAACCCAAAATCCAGGATACAATTAA
- a CDS encoding LamG domain-containing protein, which translates to MKVLKNNIKLMLTGLALTVAISSCQEKENDYAPQQPAIDGYVFSKDVAPESLVAHWGFEGDLKEDKSGLEGTATNTSFAAGIKGQAYKGSSTGFVAYETTPGTNLKDLKSFTTTLWIKTEKHDGGAQCVFMLPRTSDFWGNMFVMIEGNNTTEDKMLIKVGYAGQWAELTGDLRVNGIYGKWAHLAFSYDAGTSKFAMYVNGAALTLPASITDRKNGSNPLGNLNMPDVSKFVIGAFQQQLGAPWGAPDGWMLPYTGVLDELRIFNKALTSKEVGAIYKLETKGR; encoded by the coding sequence ATGAAAGTATTAAAAAACAATATAAAACTAATGCTGACTGGATTAGCATTAACGGTAGCTATATCTTCATGCCAGGAAAAGGAGAATGATTATGCTCCGCAACAACCAGCAATTGATGGTTACGTTTTTTCAAAAGATGTTGCTCCTGAAAGTTTAGTTGCTCACTGGGGGTTTGAAGGAGATTTGAAAGAAGACAAAAGTGGATTGGAAGGAACAGCAACAAATACTTCATTCGCGGCAGGTATTAAAGGACAAGCCTACAAAGGAAGTTCAACTGGCTTTGTGGCCTACGAAACCACGCCGGGCACTAACCTTAAAGACTTGAAAAGCTTTACAACAACGCTTTGGATAAAAACCGAAAAACATGATGGTGGTGCTCAATGTGTATTTATGTTGCCAAGGACAAGCGATTTCTGGGGAAATATGTTTGTTATGATTGAAGGGAACAATACCACAGAAGATAAAATGCTGATCAAAGTTGGCTATGCAGGTCAGTGGGCTGAATTGACTGGCGACCTTAGGGTTAACGGCATTTATGGTAAATGGGCACATCTTGCCTTCTCATACGATGCTGGAACATCAAAGTTTGCAATGTACGTAAACGGAGCTGCTTTAACACTTCCGGCAAGTATAACTGATAGAAAAAACGGAAGCAATCCGCTTGGGAATTTAAATATGCCTGATGTATCAAAATTTGTGATTGGTGCATTCCAACAGCAATTAGGTGCGCCTTGGGGAGCTCCAGATGGATGGATGCTGCCATACACAGGTGTGCTTGATGAATTGCGCATATTTAATAAAGCACTAACTTCAAAAGAGGTAGGTGCTATTTATAAACTTGAAACAAAAGGCAGATAA
- a CDS encoding glucoamylase family protein, giving the protein MTAKYYLVLLLLILAGSSCKKSDQGNPVDPPVEPPTGSFTFNELKVNDLFSGFSYYSVNLKPTIKLSFSAAIDKSSVVNGIVMKDKGNNSVALNVAFENDDKTIVLSPASSLQAITMYFLDAQTNLKSTSGNKLLSPITINLVTTIDPANKFPEISDQELLTKIQRQTFKYFWDFAHPASGMARERNTSGNTVTSGGSGFGIMAIITGVHRGFITKAEGLSRIQKIVAFLKTADRFHGAYAHWIDGNTGKAIAFSTKDNGGDLVETSFLIQGLLTARQYFNGSDQAESSLRSDINSIYNGVEWDWYRKDNSNTLYWHWSPNYNWDMNMPIRGWNEALITYVLAASSTTHAIPKSVYDNGWANNGNLKNGNSYYGVQLPLGPASGGPLFFSHYSFLGINPTGLSDAYANYETQNKAHALIHYNYAKANPKNFYGYGEDCWGLTASDDINGYLAHEPTNDNGVISPTAALSSFPYTPVESMQALKFFYYKLGDKIFKEYGFTDAFSLHDTWFAESTLAIDQGPIIIMIENYRSKLLWDLFMSCPEVKTGMKDLGFTGPNL; this is encoded by the coding sequence ATGACGGCTAAATACTATCTGGTTTTACTTCTTTTGATTTTGGCAGGATCTTCTTGTAAAAAAAGTGATCAAGGCAACCCAGTTGACCCTCCAGTTGAACCACCAACCGGATCATTTACCTTTAACGAATTAAAAGTAAATGATTTGTTTAGTGGCTTTAGCTATTATTCGGTGAATCTGAAACCTACTATAAAACTTTCCTTTTCGGCAGCAATTGATAAGAGTTCTGTTGTAAATGGAATTGTAATGAAAGATAAGGGAAACAATTCGGTGGCACTTAACGTCGCCTTTGAAAATGACGATAAAACAATAGTACTTTCTCCTGCGTCTAGCCTACAGGCAATTACAATGTATTTCCTGGATGCTCAAACAAATCTTAAATCAACCAGTGGCAATAAGTTATTAAGTCCAATCACCATAAATCTTGTAACCACTATTGACCCTGCGAACAAGTTTCCCGAGATTTCGGATCAGGAATTATTGACAAAAATTCAAAGACAAACATTTAAATACTTTTGGGATTTCGCTCACCCTGCCAGTGGCATGGCACGGGAAAGGAATACATCTGGGAATACAGTTACTTCAGGTGGTTCAGGCTTCGGGATAATGGCTATTATTACCGGAGTTCACAGAGGTTTTATTACAAAAGCCGAGGGTCTTTCAAGAATTCAAAAAATTGTTGCCTTTCTAAAAACTGCTGATCGTTTCCATGGGGCATATGCTCATTGGATTGATGGAAATACGGGAAAAGCAATTGCTTTTAGCACTAAAGATAATGGCGGTGACCTTGTTGAAACATCTTTTTTAATACAGGGATTACTTACTGCACGACAATATTTTAACGGATCGGATCAGGCTGAATCTTCTTTAAGATCAGACATCAATAGCATTTATAATGGAGTTGAGTGGGACTGGTACAGGAAGGATAACAGCAACACTTTATACTGGCATTGGAGCCCTAATTATAACTGGGACATGAATATGCCTATACGAGGCTGGAATGAGGCCTTAATTACTTATGTTCTGGCTGCCTCCTCTACTACACATGCTATACCAAAATCTGTTTATGATAACGGCTGGGCAAATAATGGCAATTTAAAAAATGGGAATAGCTATTATGGCGTTCAGCTTCCTCTTGGTCCGGCCAGTGGTGGCCCATTATTTTTTTCTCATTATTCTTTTCTTGGTATAAATCCGACAGGGCTTAGTGATGCTTATGCCAATTATGAAACACAAAATAAGGCTCATGCCTTAATCCATTATAACTATGCAAAAGCTAACCCCAAGAATTTTTACGGGTACGGAGAAGATTGCTGGGGGCTTACTGCCAGTGATGATATTAATGGATACTTGGCACACGAACCAACGAATGATAATGGTGTGATTTCGCCAACGGCTGCGCTTTCTTCATTTCCTTATACCCCGGTTGAGTCTATGCAGGCTCTTAAGTTCTTTTATTATAAACTTGGCGATAAAATATTTAAAGAATATGGCTTTACTGATGCTTTTTCTTTACACGACACCTGGTTTGCCGAATCTACTTTGGCAATAGACCAGGGTCCGATTATAATCATGATTGAAAACTATAGGAGCAAGCTATTATGGGATCTATTTATGAGCTGTCCGGAAGTAAAAACAGGAATGAAGGATTTAGGCTTTACCGGGCCTAATCTTTAA
- a CDS encoding glucoamylase family protein gives MKTTHLIAILLSFFILSSTSKILAQSKKTDAGIKPDLSIKKNLTDDQLLDLVQKQTFRYFWDFGHPVSGMARERSNKSFDYGDEVVTTGGTGFGVMAMIVAAERKFITREQAAERTKKIVDFLWKADMFHGAFPHWLNGETGKVIRFSPKDDGADIVETSLLFQGLLTARQYYTADNPVENDIRNKILWMWEGIEWNWFTQNQNVLYWHWSPNNGWSMNHQIKGWNECLITYVMAAASPKFPISKRVYDDGYANNNTFFNGRKFNGITLPLGFDYGGPLFFSHYSFLGLDPRGLKDNNADYWEQNKNHTLINRAYCIENPKKYKGYGANSWGLTASDSWGGYAAHSPTEDLGVITPTAALSAFPYTPEYSMEALKHFYFDKGDKLWSEYGFVDAFSDEKDWYAKSHLAIDQGPIIVMIENYRSGLLWKLFMSSPDVKRGLKTLGFTSPNL, from the coding sequence ATGAAAACTACACACCTAATTGCAATTCTCCTTTCTTTTTTCATCCTGTCGTCGACTTCAAAGATTTTAGCTCAAAGCAAGAAGACGGATGCAGGAATTAAGCCTGATCTCTCAATTAAAAAAAACCTTACTGATGACCAGCTGCTTGATCTGGTACAAAAACAAACTTTCAGATATTTCTGGGATTTTGGGCATCCTGTTAGTGGTATGGCACGCGAACGTAGTAACAAATCATTTGACTATGGTGATGAAGTAGTTACAACAGGTGGTACAGGCTTTGGTGTTATGGCTATGATAGTAGCTGCTGAACGCAAATTCATTACACGTGAACAAGCTGCTGAACGCACAAAAAAAATAGTAGACTTTTTATGGAAAGCAGATATGTTTCATGGTGCTTTTCCTCATTGGCTAAATGGCGAAACTGGAAAAGTAATTCGCTTTAGCCCTAAAGATGATGGTGCAGATATTGTTGAAACTTCATTGCTGTTTCAAGGTTTATTAACTGCCCGTCAATATTATACTGCAGACAATCCTGTCGAAAACGACATTAGAAATAAAATACTCTGGATGTGGGAAGGTATTGAATGGAATTGGTTTACTCAAAACCAAAATGTTCTTTACTGGCACTGGAGCCCAAATAACGGATGGAGTATGAACCATCAGATTAAAGGGTGGAACGAATGCTTAATCACATATGTGATGGCTGCCGCATCTCCAAAATTCCCCATTAGCAAACGCGTTTATGACGATGGTTACGCAAACAACAATACTTTCTTTAACGGCCGTAAATTTAATGGTATTACATTGCCGTTAGGCTTTGACTATGGCGGTCCTTTATTCTTTTCACATTACTCTTTTCTGGGCTTAGACCCTCGTGGTTTAAAAGATAATAATGCCGATTACTGGGAACAAAATAAAAATCATACGCTTATTAACAGGGCTTACTGTATAGAAAACCCTAAAAAATATAAGGGTTATGGTGCCAATAGCTGGGGCTTAACTGCCAGTGATAGCTGGGGCGGTTATGCAGCTCACTCACCAACAGAAGATTTAGGGGTAATTACACCAACTGCCGCCTTATCTGCTTTTCCTTATACTCCTGAATATTCAATGGAAGCGCTAAAACATTTTTATTTTGATAAAGGCGATAAATTGTGGAGTGAATATGGCTTTGTTGATGCCTTTAGCGATGAAAAAGACTGGTATGCAAAATCTCACCTTGCTATAGATCAGGGTCCAATCATTGTGATGATTGAAAATTACCGCAGCGGCTTACTGTGGAAATTATTCATGAGCAGTCCTGATGTTAAGCGAGGTCTTAAAACCTTAGGTTTCACCAGTCCTAATTTGTAG
- a CDS encoding family 43 glycosylhydrolase, translating into MMKQKYITMFLMLLLSTGAFAQKKQLTYCNPINLDYGYTPIPNFSEQGKHRATADPVIVTYKGDYYLFSTNQWGYWWSSDMYNWKFVSKNFLRPEHKVYDDLCAPSVWVQGDTMLVFGSTYSKNFPIWMSTDPKNNEWKEAVHEFEIGGWDPAHFVDDDGKLYMYNGSSNSYPLYGIELNRKTFEPIGTRKELLLLNPDRFGWQRFGEYLDNTFLDPFMEGAWVTKHNSKYYLQYGAPGTEFSGYADGVAVGSTPLGPFEHQSTPFSWKPGGFARGAGHGATYQDKWNNYWHVSTIAISVKNNFERRLGIWPAGFDKDDVMYMDAAFGDYPHYLPTAAQDHLKSGFTGWMLLNYNKPVTVSSTLGSFYANSAVDESIKTYWSAKTGDKGEWIQTDLGGLSTVNAVQINYADQDAEFLGKRQDIYHQYKLWYSTDGVKWKILKDKSANKTDVPHDYIELEQPVKARFIKLENIHMPTGKFAISGLRVFGNGNQAVPKSVKDFVVLRTEKDKRSAWLKWAPVEDAYAYNIYIGTEPDKLYNCIMIYNANEYWYKGMDKNKTYYFSIEAINESGVSQKTKVATVN; encoded by the coding sequence ATGATGAAGCAAAAATACATTACAATGTTCCTGATGCTTCTTTTAAGCACAGGTGCATTTGCTCAAAAAAAGCAGCTTACCTACTGTAATCCGATTAATCTGGATTATGGCTACACTCCTATTCCAAATTTCTCTGAACAAGGAAAACACAGGGCTACTGCCGATCCTGTTATTGTAACGTATAAAGGTGACTACTATCTTTTCTCGACCAACCAATGGGGGTATTGGTGGAGCAGTGACATGTATAACTGGAAGTTCGTTTCTAAAAACTTTTTAAGACCAGAGCATAAGGTGTATGATGACCTATGCGCCCCATCTGTTTGGGTACAAGGAGATACCATGCTTGTTTTTGGTTCTACCTACTCTAAAAACTTCCCAATATGGATGAGTACTGATCCTAAAAACAATGAATGGAAAGAAGCGGTTCATGAATTTGAAATTGGCGGATGGGATCCTGCTCATTTTGTTGATGATGATGGCAAACTATACATGTATAATGGTAGCAGTAATAGCTATCCGTTATATGGCATTGAGTTAAACAGAAAAACTTTTGAACCAATTGGCACACGTAAAGAATTACTGCTGTTAAATCCGGATCGATTTGGATGGCAACGATTTGGAGAATATTTAGACAACACTTTTTTAGATCCTTTTATGGAGGGGGCATGGGTAACCAAGCACAATAGTAAGTATTACCTTCAATATGGTGCGCCAGGCACTGAATTTAGCGGCTATGCAGATGGAGTAGCTGTTGGGTCTACCCCGTTGGGGCCATTTGAACATCAATCTACTCCTTTTTCATGGAAACCTGGTGGCTTTGCCCGTGGTGCAGGTCATGGTGCTACTTATCAGGATAAATGGAATAATTACTGGCATGTTTCTACTATAGCAATCTCTGTTAAAAACAACTTTGAACGCCGCCTGGGTATCTGGCCAGCAGGCTTTGATAAAGACGATGTGATGTATATGGATGCTGCCTTCGGCGATTATCCTCATTACTTACCTACTGCAGCGCAGGATCATTTAAAAAGCGGTTTTACGGGATGGATGTTATTAAACTACAATAAGCCTGTAACAGTATCATCAACGCTTGGATCATTCTATGCCAACAGTGCTGTTGATGAAAGCATTAAAACTTACTGGAGTGCAAAAACAGGCGACAAGGGCGAGTGGATTCAAACTGATCTTGGTGGCCTGTCTACAGTAAATGCGGTACAAATTAATTATGCCGATCAGGATGCTGAGTTTCTGGGTAAACGACAAGACATTTATCATCAATACAAACTGTGGTATTCTACAGATGGCGTTAAATGGAAAATCCTAAAAGATAAAAGCGCCAATAAAACCGATGTACCTCATGATTATATTGAGTTAGAACAACCTGTTAAAGCGCGGTTTATAAAACTCGAAAACATACATATGCCTACAGGTAAATTTGCTATTAGCGGGTTAAGGGTATTTGGAAATGGCAATCAGGCTGTTCCGAAAAGTGTTAAAGATTTTGTTGTACTAAGAACCGAGAAAGACAAACGAAGTGCATGGTTAAAATGGGCACCTGTTGAAGATGCTTATGCTTACAACATTTATATAGGTACCGAACCTGATAAGCTTTACAACTGTATCATGATATATAATGCAAATGAATACTGGTATAAAGGAATGGACAAAAATAAAACTTACTATTTTAGCATTGAAGCAATCAACGAGAGCGGGGTTTCTCAAAAAACAAAGGTTGCCACTGTTAACTAG
- a CDS encoding GDSL-type esterase/lipase family protein: MKQNFYFRLLFILLVSLSVNSYAQSGKPFWNDIQKFKHKDSLSMPPKKKVVFVGSSSFTRWNDLETVYKDYHAINRGFGGSTLQQANDYINELVFAYKPKQVVIYSGENDIAEGTSADETFSRFTTFFNNIRKGLPKANILYISMKLSPSRMKFADNVNKANTMIKEYISKQKNARFIDVNSKMLDANGEPRPDLFVEDMLHMKPAGYDIWIKEITPYLKK, from the coding sequence ATGAAACAAAATTTTTATTTCCGTCTTCTTTTTATTCTACTTGTAAGTTTATCTGTTAATTCATACGCTCAGTCTGGCAAGCCCTTTTGGAACGATATTCAAAAATTTAAACACAAAGACAGCTTATCAATGCCTCCCAAAAAAAAGGTAGTATTTGTAGGGAGTTCATCATTTACAAGATGGAATGATCTTGAAACTGTTTATAAAGATTATCATGCTATTAATCGTGGTTTTGGCGGGTCAACATTGCAACAGGCAAATGACTACATTAATGAGCTTGTGTTTGCCTATAAGCCTAAGCAGGTAGTGATTTATAGTGGCGAAAATGATATTGCCGAAGGCACCAGTGCCGATGAAACTTTTAGCCGGTTTACCACCTTTTTTAACAACATCCGTAAAGGTTTGCCAAAAGCAAATATCCTGTACATTTCAATGAAGCTAAGCCCATCAAGAATGAAGTTTGCAGACAATGTGAACAAAGCAAACACCATGATAAAAGAATACATCAGTAAGCAAAAGAATGCAAGGTTCATTGATGTAAATTCCAAAATGCTGGATGCTAATGGTGAGCCAAGACCCGACTTATTTGTAGAAGATATGCTGCACATGAAACCGGCCGGATATGACATCTGGATAAAGGAAATAACACCCTACTTAAAAAAATAA